Proteins from a genomic interval of Deinococcus sp. Leaf326:
- a CDS encoding GAF domain-containing protein has protein sequence MLDGATLPLPLLADHLQRLTEGLAAAQTQDDVLTAALSPAMNALNALAGAFLLLDPQRQWLSVAALQGSQPQTVWQDGPLTQETPAGDALTSGQALYFEHAGALKATYPELEQHTGGVTAVATVILPLRLGERALGVLILDFREPHEFTLEERRFLTILAAQSSVALDRVRLIAALSDQVQQRTTQLSHQSVALEAEQAALQAFVGFTEAASQTEDVAALGRLALDTLQHVLPGSSGVFYTRTTTWQPLNWTPDLAPDLLSVLRQGLPLDTPIFAELLQTRQPVFVDGWIADEQQVEHTGQFQTAAVYPIEQNGDICAVLSVALRHRPRWTSFQQGLVRAIGRSFTLLYDRIAVLEQLRQQRAEVEGRERVLELLSLLMTQLSTQQGDYALIQRAQEQVLNLLPPGHAAYWEPVEDHWQLRAYVNDVGNAALMAQIREGLPMGKTPTLDRCWTTGEAVFLDTYLPETDVAAELTTHTYAMAALPIGQGEHRQGVINFISFQPHHWTTAERALLRTLAQGLGSVLERAAQTRQLEEERAGLAAFAAFTEAVGVESDVPTLARQAVAALQTTLPGLSVAYHECVENRWVVQAWSEDVPSEVVAQMQAGVAETAPDFAQAVHSGRAVFVEGWDAPSNELPEASMYGAAGFLPLTVAGQTYSLLTVGLREEKRWSERGRSIVRAVAQGLTLALERAHAAQDVLIQKQESEQRRQALEAFAELPRTLPEETNRYVLIRRAQEIMLSLLTPGYALYWEAGEDRWHLKSQVGDIGDPALQAFVDEHGLPLDAPALHSTWRTGIPKYQDNYAQGADTPPDMIRHVQAATAFQVRMHGQPLGMLAIGLFDQRHWTSVDKAALETAIYSLGLVLERAQGLEALASRTAELERVNQELHTANDELEAFTYSASHDLRTPVRHVKGFTEMALRALDKNDVGKARRYHQVVSEAADRMTALIDAMLVLSRAGRVPIHLREVDLRTVITQAQRDVQMEFPDQTVDWQLGPLPVVQADPQLLQQVLTNLLSNAVKYSQGREHVTVEVWTQEQPGEIQVFVRDNGVGFNPEYADKLFGVFQRLHRQEEFQGTGVGLATVRRLITRHGGRVWGEGTVQGGATFGFALPR, from the coding sequence ATGTTGGACGGCGCCACTCTTCCCCTCCCCCTTCTTGCGGATCATCTTCAACGTCTGACGGAGGGACTCGCTGCCGCCCAGACCCAAGACGATGTTCTCACGGCCGCCTTGTCCCCCGCCATGAATGCCCTGAACGCCCTAGCGGGTGCCTTCCTCCTTCTCGACCCACAACGTCAATGGCTCTCTGTCGCTGCACTTCAGGGCTCCCAGCCTCAGACCGTCTGGCAAGATGGACCCCTCACCCAGGAGACGCCCGCTGGAGACGCGCTGACCTCCGGCCAAGCGCTGTACTTCGAGCATGCTGGAGCTCTGAAGGCCACCTATCCGGAGCTGGAACAGCACACCGGCGGCGTGACCGCGGTCGCCACCGTGATCCTCCCCCTGCGTCTTGGGGAGCGCGCCCTGGGAGTCCTGATCCTGGACTTCCGGGAGCCGCACGAGTTTACGCTGGAAGAGCGGCGCTTCCTGACGATCCTGGCCGCCCAGAGCAGTGTGGCGCTCGACCGCGTCCGACTCATCGCCGCGCTCTCAGACCAGGTCCAGCAACGCACCACCCAACTGAGCCACCAGAGTGTGGCACTGGAGGCTGAGCAGGCTGCTCTACAGGCCTTCGTCGGCTTCACGGAGGCCGCGAGTCAGACCGAGGATGTCGCCGCCCTCGGCCGTCTTGCCCTGGATACCCTGCAGCACGTCCTTCCCGGCAGTAGCGGGGTGTTCTATACCCGAACCACGACCTGGCAACCCCTCAACTGGACCCCAGATCTCGCGCCTGACCTGCTCTCTGTTCTTCGGCAGGGTCTCCCCCTGGACACGCCCATCTTTGCGGAACTCCTCCAGACCAGGCAGCCGGTCTTCGTGGATGGCTGGATTGCCGACGAGCAACAGGTCGAGCACACGGGACAGTTTCAAACGGCCGCGGTCTACCCCATCGAGCAGAACGGAGACATCTGTGCGGTCCTCAGCGTGGCCCTTCGGCACCGGCCGCGCTGGACGTCATTTCAGCAGGGACTGGTCCGGGCAATCGGCCGGAGTTTTACGCTGCTCTATGACCGCATCGCTGTCCTGGAACAGCTCCGGCAGCAACGGGCCGAAGTCGAGGGGCGAGAGCGGGTGCTCGAGCTGCTCTCCCTCCTGATGACGCAACTCTCCACCCAGCAGGGGGACTACGCCCTGATTCAGCGCGCACAGGAGCAGGTCCTGAACCTGCTGCCTCCAGGCCACGCCGCGTACTGGGAGCCGGTGGAGGACCACTGGCAATTGCGCGCCTACGTCAACGATGTCGGGAACGCTGCGCTGATGGCTCAGATCCGTGAGGGCTTACCGATGGGCAAGACCCCTACCCTGGACCGGTGCTGGACGACTGGAGAAGCGGTCTTTCTGGACACCTATTTGCCAGAGACCGATGTTGCTGCGGAGCTGACGACCCATACGTACGCTATGGCCGCTTTGCCCATCGGGCAGGGGGAGCATCGGCAGGGCGTCATCAACTTTATCTCGTTCCAACCCCATCACTGGACGACGGCTGAACGCGCCCTGCTGCGGACCCTGGCCCAGGGCCTGGGGTCTGTTCTGGAGCGTGCCGCGCAGACCCGGCAGCTCGAGGAAGAGCGGGCCGGCCTGGCCGCCTTCGCTGCATTTACCGAGGCGGTCGGGGTGGAGTCGGACGTGCCAACCTTGGCCAGGCAAGCGGTGGCGGCCCTCCAAACGACGTTGCCTGGGCTCAGTGTGGCGTACCACGAGTGCGTAGAAAATCGTTGGGTCGTTCAGGCCTGGTCAGAGGACGTGCCCTCGGAAGTCGTGGCCCAGATGCAGGCGGGCGTTGCCGAGACTGCACCTGATTTTGCGCAAGCGGTGCACAGCGGGAGGGCGGTCTTTGTCGAGGGTTGGGACGCCCCCAGCAACGAGCTGCCAGAAGCCAGCATGTACGGAGCGGCGGGGTTCCTGCCCCTGACGGTCGCGGGGCAGACCTATAGCCTCTTGACCGTGGGCTTGCGCGAGGAAAAGCGCTGGTCGGAGCGGGGACGTAGCATCGTGCGGGCGGTGGCGCAGGGGCTGACCCTGGCGCTGGAGCGAGCGCACGCTGCGCAGGATGTCCTGATTCAGAAGCAGGAGTCCGAGCAGCGCCGTCAGGCCCTGGAAGCCTTCGCTGAACTGCCCCGCACGCTTCCGGAAGAGACCAACCGCTACGTCCTGATTCGGCGGGCACAGGAGATCATGCTCTCTCTGCTTACTCCCGGCTATGCCTTGTACTGGGAAGCGGGAGAAGACCGTTGGCACCTGAAATCTCAGGTGGGCGATATTGGCGATCCGGCACTTCAGGCGTTCGTGGACGAGCATGGGCTGCCGCTAGATGCCCCTGCGCTGCACAGCACCTGGCGCACTGGCATTCCCAAGTATCAGGACAACTATGCGCAGGGTGCGGATACCCCGCCTGACATGATTCGGCATGTTCAGGCTGCGACCGCCTTTCAGGTCCGGATGCACGGTCAGCCACTCGGGATGCTGGCCATCGGCCTGTTCGACCAACGGCACTGGACCTCAGTCGATAAAGCCGCTCTGGAAACAGCGATCTATAGCTTAGGTCTGGTCCTGGAACGGGCCCAGGGCCTGGAAGCTCTGGCAAGCCGGACAGCGGAGCTCGAGCGGGTCAACCAGGAGCTTCATACCGCGAACGACGAATTGGAGGCGTTCACCTACAGCGCGTCTCACGATCTGAGGACGCCCGTGCGTCACGTCAAGGGCTTCACGGAGATGGCGCTCCGGGCCTTGGACAAGAACGACGTTGGCAAGGCCCGGCGTTACCACCAGGTCGTCTCGGAAGCGGCCGATCGTATGACGGCACTGATCGACGCCATGCTGGTCCTTTCGCGCGCCGGTCGAGTGCCGATTCATCTCCGTGAGGTAGACCTGCGTACCGTAATCACGCAGGCGCAGCGGGACGTACAGATGGAATTTCCAGACCAGACGGTGGACTGGCAACTGGGACCCTTGCCCGTCGTTCAGGCCGACCCGCAGTTGTTACAACAGGTATTGACTAATCTGCTGAGTAACGCTGTGAAATACAGCCAGGGGCGAGAACACGTCACTGTAGAGGTGTGGACGCAGGAACAGCCCGGAGAAATACAGGTATTCGTGCGGGACAATGGCGTGGGATTCAATCCGGAGTATGCCGATAAGTTGTTCGGCGTGTTCCAACGACTGCATCGGCAGGAAGAATTTCAGGGGACTGGCGTGGGGCTGGCCACCGTACGTCGGCTGATTACTCGGCATGGTGGACGCGTCTGGGGTGAAGGTACTGTCCAGGGGGGTGCAACCTTTGGCTTTGCGTTACCTCGATAA